Genomic DNA from Acipenser ruthenus chromosome 4, fAciRut3.2 maternal haplotype, whole genome shotgun sequence:
atttgGGATTCTAACCCCTGTAGGTGGGATGAGATGTTCCAAGTTCTATAACCAAAAATACAAACAAGTATTTTGCATAGTAATTAAGATGCTTGATGCTTACCCTTATGTTATGCTCAGCTGGCCAATCAGGCAGGTTCAGAAAGCCTTAGATttacacactcacaaacactacACTGCAGGTCAAAACTGCACCTTTATACTATCAACTGGCAGTATCAGTTACCAAAGCGCTGAGTTGAATCGCTGGATTGGCACTTATCTTCTATGTTTTTACCTTTAGCAGTTTCCTGTAATTCTGTTGCAGCCTCTGGCAAGCTGGGTGCCATTTCTATCACTGTTTCTGGGAGGCTCGGTACCATTTCAGCCTCTGTCTCTGGTGGGCCCATTGCCACTTCTGTCAAGCTATCAGGGGGGTTTGGAGCCTCTTCTGCCACTGCCTCTGTGACTCTGGGTGCCACGTCCTCTGCCATGGTCTCCAGGAGTGTGGGTTCCACTGCAGCAGTATCCTCTGGGGAGTTAGCCACAGAGGCATCTTCAATGACTTCTTCCACCTCAGCTGCAGGCTCTACAGTTTCTTCAGCGGCTGCCTCTGATGAATCGACAGCGGTACAATCCGACAGCATGTTTTCTAAAGGTGCAGTCTGCTTAGGGCGAGTATTTTCAGTTGGTACATTTTCCTCTGGCAGGGTGTCTGTCTCTTTTAACTGATTTAGGACAGACTGGTCAGGAATAGTTTCGCTTTCATCTGCAATGGGGCTACTCTCATCCAGAGGAGCTGTGTTGCCATCGTTATCAGATGTTATTGCACATGGAAAGGAAAGAGGAGGAAATGCGTTGTGAAATATGTcgatttatatttgtatttgaagcCATCAAAGCAATCATATTAAAGTAATGTTTATGTCAGACATATTGTACCAGTTACTCTGTTTACCAAAACAATGAAATGGAGTAAAATAAATCTGTACCTTGACAATGATTCTTCTTACTGGAGAGCATAAGACCTCTGAAATGAGTTTGGTTCACATTAGCCCACATTAGAAAACCACTATGCCATTAGGTGCAAATAGCAGTTtttgtgttcaggtcaggattaagTTGTGCTGTTAAAAATACCCCTCCAAAATGCTGGTTTTTAGTAGTTTGGGATTTGGTTGTATACTGTACAAGACTTTAATGTCTTAAACAAAAAGACTCCCTCTTTTTGTTTCTCGACTCTTAATTCTTAGCAGTCaacaaaataacaacacagaTCACTAATATTCTAAGCACACACAAGTCGGGTCCTTCTCTGCATCTATAATTCTGtaataaacagtaaaaataaaaacttttggcATGACTGAACAAATTGGAGAtccattttacagcaccagggccAACCTCCCAAAGCAC
This window encodes:
- the LOC117400020 gene encoding glutamate-rich protein 5-like isoform X1; this translates as MGCSTSTQTQENNRPGVKPEENNGGNLCAPLDESSPIADESETIPDQSVLNQLKETDTLPEENVPTENTRPKQTAPLENMLSDCTAVDSSEAAAEETVEPAAEVEEVIEDASVANSPEDTAAVEPTLLETMAEDVAPRVTEAVAEEAPNPPDSLTEVAMGPPETEAEMVPSLPETVIEMAPSLPEAATELQETAKGETGEKVEDETQQEAASQEPETKEVETGETLEAAVTEIVTSSKD
- the LOC117400020 gene encoding glutamate-rich protein 5-like isoform X2, with protein sequence MGCSTSTQTQENNRPGVKPEENNGGNLCAPLDESSPIADESETIPDQSVLNQLKETDTLPEENVPTENTRPKQTAPLENMLSDCTAVDSSEAAAEETVEPAAEVEEVIEDASVANSPEDTAAVEPTLLETMAEDVAPRVTEAVAEEAPNPPDSLTEVAMGPPETEAEMVPSLPETVIEMAPSLPEAATELQETAKGETGEKVEDETQQEAASQEPETKEVETGETLEAAVTEIGK